TGCTCCCCACGCTTTCACGCATTAGCGTCAGTTGAGTTCCAGCAGATCGCCTTCGCAATGGGTATTCCTGGTGATCTCTACGGATTTTACCCCTACACCACCAATTCCATCTGCCTCTCCCTCACTCTAGATTATCAGTTTCCCAAGCAGTTCTATGGTTAAGCCATAGGATTTCACAAGAGACTTGATAATCCGCCTACGCGTCCTTTACGCCCAGTGATTCCGAGTAACGCTTGCACCCTCCGTATTACCGCGGCTGCTGGCACGGAGTTAGCCGGTGCTTATTCGTTAGGTACCGTCATTGTTCTTCCCTAACAAAAGGAGTTTACGCTCCGAAAAGTGTCATCCTCCACGCGGCGTTGCTGCTTCAGGGTTTCCCCCATTGAGCAATATTCCCTACTGCTGCCTCCCGTAGGAGTCTGGACCGTGTCTCAGTTCCAGTGTGACTGATCATCCTCTCAGACCAGTTATGCGTCATAGCCTTGGTGAGCCATTACCTCACCAACTAGCTGATACAATATAGCCTCATCCTACACCGAAAAACTTTCCCTATCTAACTTATGCTAGAGAGGAGTATAGAGTATTAGCAGTCGTTTCCAACTGTTGTCCTCTAGTGTAGGGCAGATTAGCTATACATTACTCACCCGTGCGCCACTAACTCATAAGAGCAAGCTCTTACTTGTCCGTTCGACTTGCATGTATTAGGCACGCCGCCAGCGTTCACTCTGAGCCAGGATCAAACTCTCCATATTAATTACCTATCTAATAGATAGGATTTTTATTATGAAGTTTTTAATCAAAAAAACTTTTAGTTTTTATATTAGTTTGTCTAATCTATTATTTAATCATAATAGACTGGCTCAATCGATCACTTGTTTAGATTTCAAAGATTGACTAATAGTTTAACAATTGTAAGTTAAAAGAACAACGATAAGAAAAAGGCTTTATTAACGTTGAAGTTAAAGGTGGTTTCTCGTTTCGTGAGCTGGAATTATATATGAGGGATGCTTAAAGATAGTTGAAATAATTGCAAAATATTTTACAAATTTAAATTTTATTTCTGATACATAAATTTGGAGAGCTTCCTTGCTCTCCGTTTGATTTAACGCCACCACTTTGATAGCAAATTTACATCTATGATTACATAGGTTGTGTTACTTCGTCCTTGATCTCCACAGCAACAGTTGTTCCGCTAGTACCATTTGTATATGCGGTATAGCCGTCAGTTGATGCACCCTTTTGCCAGCCAGTATCTTTAAATTCTACCTTGTCTCCAGTATCAGCTGTTATTTTTAGCGTATTATCACCATCTGTTAAGCTTATGACATCACTTAGTTTTACACTTAAAGTAGTATTTTGGCTCTTATTAGAGATATTAAGCTCTTCAAAGTTGTGTGCTTGGTTTGCAATACTATCTAAATTTATAGATGTTCCTGGATTAGTGATAGCTAGTTTGTCATAGCCAGCACCCCCGTTGATGTCATTGTTATTACCTTTGATCCAGCCAACTGTTATAGTATCATTACCATCACCTAAATTTATCTTAGAATTTATGACATAGCCTCCAGCTTCTATAACATCATCGCCACTTCCAGTTGTGACTTTCGAGTTATCTATGTTTGTGCCAACTTTTAGTTTATTATTTCCGTCACCTAGATATACACCATATTCTTCATTTGTTCCTGCGATCTTACCGCTAGCATTCCATATATAACCTCTTACTTCTACATTGTCATCGCCACTTCCAGTTGTGACTTTAGAGTTATCGATATTAGTTCCAACATCAAGCTTATTATTACCATCACCTAGATCTACTATTGACTTACCAGTTATATAACCATCTCCATTGGTAAATTTATTATTCGCCTCGTCAAAGCCGGTTTTAACTATATCATCACCACTACCCATTTGAACTTTAGAGCCAGATATATTTGAATAAACACTTAAATAATTGTCCCCATCACCTAGGTTAATCTCAGATCCATCAGTGACATAACGACTACCGTGGTTTGCGGTTCCGACTACTACCTTGTCATTGCCGCTACCACCTATAATGGTTCCAGTATCAACATCCGTGCCTATTCCTAGTTCATTGTTATAATAGCGAGCTCCATTGCTATTAACTACATGGCTAGCTACTTTACTATCTGAAGCTGTGTTGCCAACAGTATCGCTTATCTCGACACTTATTTTTTCATTAGGGCTAATAGTTCTTGTTAAATTTACCTTCCCATCAAATTTTCCATTAGCATCAGTGGCGGCTCTACCTATCTCATGGTCATTTGCATCTTTGATGATAAATTCTCTATTGTGTTCGTCTGAGCTAACTGAGATACGAACGGTTTTAGTTAGTTTGGCATCACCTTCACCTAGATTAATGGTACCTTTATTGCCCAGAATACCTCCTAAGTATCCTCCTATACTTATCTTATCATTTCCTTTACCAGCTAGTACTTCAGCGCCACCTGTAACATTACCACTAACATTAAGAATATCATTGTGGTCACTAAGAGGCATTTTCCCACCTGTTAAATTTCTTACTGGCAATGGCATAGTTCCTGCACCTGGCAAGCTACTACTATCTGCAACAAGATCAACACTTTCTAACTTGATACTTACATGAGTATCTATATCTATCGCATACTCACCACTTGTCTTGCTAGAGCCACCAATAGTTGCCTTAGCTGTAAATTTATGCTCGCCGTCATTTAGTGGAGTTTCAGGAGTGAAATTCCAGTTACCTTCTTTGTCAGCTGTAGTTTTACCTAGGTAGTGTGTGCCATCATAAATTTCGACTGTAGCAAATTTATCTGCTTTGCCTATTAACTTTGGAGTTTTATCGTCAGTCTTACCACCTTTTGATACATCTCCTGTCATGCTACCAAAATCATCATGTACGGTTGTGATAGCAACATCTTTAACATTTACGGTCTCACGGAAGACATAATTTGCAATGTCGCTTGCGCTATCGTTACCATTTAGATTAAGATGATCTGTGATGGTCGCATCAACACGAGTTGCATGAACAAAACCGGCTTCATCTCTACTATATAGAGTTATTTCAGATACATCTAGAGCACTATTATTTACTGATGGGATACCTGCACGTATGACATTGCCACTTGCATCAACCTCGTCAAATGTCACAGTACCATCAGCCGCTTTGTGGATAACAAATGTCTTCACAGCTGTTGGAGCTGGATTATCATCTGGATATTTTACTACGCCAGTATCTGCATAAATTTTGTTATAGTCAGTTATAACAACTGTTAGTTTATCGCCATCTGAGAAGATACTTGGTAGCTTGATACGTGCTGTTGTGTGGTGTATATCACCATCTAGTCCAGCATACTCCATTTTCATACCAATAGATCCAGGTCCTCCATTGCCTACTACGGCTGGATCAAATTCTTTGTTGCCTTCTACAAACATAACAGTTGGGGCTTGCATGCTTTCTCTACTTATATACCTAGAATTCATACCCACACTCGAATCATCTTTGCCTGTTATTTTTACTTCTATGCCACGTGAATGCGTGTGATCATAGTTGGCTGTTGGCATATCGTGGATATCTATACCAAATTTCTCGCCAGCGCCATTTGTAGATGTAAGACCAGCTTTTATAGGTGTCTTATCATCAGCAGAAGTGATCTGATCAACCGTCATAGAGCCATCAGCTGCTTTATGAACTAAGAAATATTTATAAGCAGTCGTATCTGTGCCACCTGTTGCAGCTAAAGATGCAGCACTAGGTCCAAAACCATATTTTACGGTTATAACATCACCATCTTGGATATTGTCAGGTAGTGATATACGAGCTGTAGTGTGGTTTATGTCACCATCAAGTGCAGCCGTGGCTCTATTATACCTCCTAGTAGTATCTATGTTGCCAGTTTTCATATCGCTTAAAACATTACCATTCTTATCAAGCTCTACAAATTCAACGTCAGCCATTTTGACATTTTCAAATTTAACACTTGAAGTAGCTTTAAGGGTTGTGCCTTCTAGCTCAGCTGTGATACTAGCTGCATTTCCACGAACTGTTTGATAGTGGTTATAGTCATAGCTAACCTTTATGCCATTATCGCCGTCAAATACATTGTTTCCTTTTGTATCTATAACGCTTGTAACATTGCCACTAGCATCTTTATGAACTGTGTAGTAGTCATTTATGCCAGTGCCTACGACATGGATCTTGCTGCCATCCTTTGCAAGGTTTGGTATGCTGATAGTTGCAGTAGCTTTTGCGCCATCCTCAGCATAGTTCTCGCCTCTTGTGATAGTGCCGTTGCCATCTGCATCATCATTAAATTTGATAGTAAATTTATCTGGAGCAGTAGTCTCGCCTGTGGCTGTGTTGCCAGCGCCATCAGTAGCCTTTGCGACCACTGGAGTGTTGTCTTTTGTCGCATTGTCGCTGATAGTGACCTTGCCACTATGTGGATCAAGCTTGAAAGCACCTGTTGGAGCTGTCGTCTTGCCAGGAGTGCTATCTACAACCCAGCCAGCGCTTGGGTTTTTGACCACGGTGATTGTTTGCGTGTTGCCGCCATTATCTGTGTATGAAATTTCAACCTTAGTTGCGTCATTGTCGTGAGGCACTACATCAACTGTACCGTCAGCCTTTGGAGTGAGATCTACTTGCGGCGGCACAATGTCTGATACTGGAGTAGTAACTGGTGTACCATTGCCTGCATCATCTTTTGGAGTAACTTTTACCTCAGTACCTGGTTTTAGTGGTTCATTATTTGGTGTAGGAACACTAAATGTACCATCAGAATTTACTGGAACTGTAACTGGGGTATGACCAGGAATTTCAACAATTACAGTGGTATTTGGATCTGGGTTTGGAACCTTACCAGTTACTACTGTTGAAGTGTTGTTAATTGGATCTAGAGTTACTGTTGGGATAGTAGTATCTACAAAACCAGCGTCACCACCAGCATTATCGGCTGCGCCGCTTACGCCGCCTATCCTCTCAGCACCTCTTGCGCTGTTTAGATCACCTATAGAGCGGAAATTTTCATTGATATTTGAGTAGTGACCACCCTCATCAAACGACGCCGCACCAAGGCTAACGCCATCTCCGCCACCAGCTGCGGCTGCGTTACCACCAGCGGCAGTCTCCTCTATTTTTGTTAGATCTTCGCCGTTTAACAACGCTTTTTGCAAGTCACTAACATCTGCTACAGTATTTGGTTTTTATCCTGCGGCTACATTTTCGTCAAGCTTTAACGACTCATCACCCAAGATGGTGACATCTTTGCCATTATCCATTGAAACTACGGCTTTAGAAGAAGCTGAAGAGGTCTTTACAACCTCCCCAAGATATAAAGCGTCGCCAACTTTTAAAACGCGGCTAACGCCATTTTGATCTACAGCTACCACTAAGCCTGAGATTTGTTTGATTACTCCTACTTGAGTTTGTATGTCTATCCTTATCGTAAAATAAATTTTACGTAATTTTAAGACATTTTAATCTTCTTTGTATATTGTACTTGGTACAGTTGTGACATTATTGTGCTGCGATAACCTCAATTTCTACAAGTGCATCTTTTGGTAAAGTCTTCACAGCCACCGTGCTTCTGGCTGGATATGGCTCTTTGAAAAATTTAGCGTATGTGACATTTACTTTAGCAAAATCTGCCATATCTGCTAAAAAGATCGTAGTCTTTACGACATTATCAAAACTAAGTCCAGCCTCAGCCAAAATGTTTTGTAAATTTGTAAGTGACTGCTCGGCCTGAGCCTCTACGCTACTACCTGCAAACTCGCCTGCTGGTGTGACGCCAAGCTGGCCCGAGATAAATAAAAATCCATTCGCGCTAATCGCCTGAGAATATGGTCCAATCGCTTGTGGAGCGTTTTTTGTTGAAATTTGTTTTTTCATATCTTCTCCTTTGAAATTTGGCAAAATCCTACTATAAATTTCTAAATTTTTAGGCACCAAAGGCTATAATGAGCAAAATTTCAAAAGGACAAAGATGCAAATAACCCTTGCACCAAACGAATTTTTAGATGACTACGTACTTGGCGCTCAGCTTGCCAAAAACGCTGGCATCTCATCAAACGCCTACCTCTTTTGGAAAAATGCGATCAGCGCTAAATTTGAAAACTCGCGCATCGTTTTTATTAGAAAAAAGAGCGTCCCAGAGAAATTTGCAAGCGCTTTGCAAGCTTGCACGCCCTTAAATGGTCTTGTGCCAACTGGCGTTTTTTGCTCATTTACCTCACTCGCCCCATCCCACCTCGTGGCGAAAAATGGCTCGAAAATTTATGAGCTTTTTGAATTTCATGAAATTTGCGGTATCAAATTTTTAAATTTAAAGAAATTTTATGATGATTTTAAGCTTAGCTACTCGTATAGAATTTATATAGAAAAGTGCAAATTTTTCTCGCCAGCGCCCTTTGAAAAGCGCATAAAACTGACTGAGACTATGTGTCTTGGCTACTACTAGCCACCTCGTAAACGATTAGCGCCTCAGTTTTGTAGCCCCCTATCCTATCTTTATATAGCAAAATTTCGTCGTTTTCTCTTTTGGCGTAAATTTTAATGTGAGCGGAGTTTGTGCTCTCGTCGTAGTCCTCGTATATAAATTTAAACTCCTCACTACCTGGCGTGATAAACTGCAGTGCCTGAAATGAAACAGCAAGCACTATCTCCTCGCTAATGCCACTTGTTCTAAATTTATCAGCCAGCTTCACTACAAAAAACCCCACATCGCTAAAATACTCCTCGCAGCTCTCATACTCGCTTTCAAAAACTACTATCTCATTTATCGACCACTCATTTTGCGTCTTGTTTTGCTCAAATTTCTGCCTTTTTCTTATGGCAGCTTTTAAAAATATCCCTTGTGGTTTTGAGATAAAGCCCTCATTTAAAATTTGCTTTAGCTTTAAATTTACTAGCTCGCTTTTGGTTTTGGTAAAAAATTTAAGTAGTGGCTTTGCTTGATCATTGTAAAAGGTTTTCATTTTAGAAGAAATTCCGCTAGCCCCAAAGCTAGCGGATCAAATTTAGATTTTTTTGTAAGGTGCTTGGCCGACTTCGTAGAAGTTATTGCCCTCGCAGTCGATAGCGACTATCGCTGGGAAGTCCTCTACTGTGAGCCTTGCAACTGCCTCTGGTCCTAGCTCTGGGTAAGCTAGCACTTCATATTTTTTGATACTTTGGCTAATGACCGCTCCGATACCGCCGATAGCGACCATATAAACACAGCATGATTTTTTCATCGCATCGACTACTGCATCATTGCGATATCCCTTGCCGATCATGCCATTTATGCCAACTTCGTTTATCATAGTTGGTGTGTATTTGTCCATTCTGCCGCTTGTTGTTGGGCCTGCTGCACCGATAGCTTGGTTTGGTTTAGCTGGTGTTGGTCCGACGTAGTAGATAGTCTCGCCTTTTAGCTCAACTGGTAGCTTCTCGCCACGCGCTAGAGCCTCTGTTAGTGCCTTGTGAGCGGCGTCACGAGCAGCGATGATAGTGCCTGAGATTAGGACATTGTCGCCTGCTTTTAGGCTTTTTACCACCTCTTTATCAAATGGTGCTGTTATTCTTTTTACTTCTGACATGTTATCTCCTTAAAGCTCGGCGTCTGCGTGGCGTGCAGCGTGGCAGTTGATATTTATGGCTACTGGTAGGCCTGCGATGTGAGTTGGATACCACTCGACATTTACTTTTATGGCAGTTGTATCGCCACCAAGCCCTTGAGGTCCGACGCCTGTTTTGCTAGCAAGCTCAAGAAGCTCATCTTCAAGTTTTGCATATCTTGCATCGGCATTTTTGCTATCTACTGGACGAACTGCGGCTTGCTTGGCTAGAAGCGCTGCTTTATCCATAGTGCCGCCTATGCCAACGCCTATTGTCATTGGAGGGCAAGCGTTTGGTCCAGCGTATTTTACAGCCTCTAAAAATACCTTTTTAACGCCCTCTATGCCATCAGCTGGCACAAGCATTTTTAGTATTGATTTGTTCTCACTGCCAAAGCCCTTTGGAGCGACTTTTATCTTTAGTTTATCGCCTGGGACGATCCTAGTGTGGATGACTGCTGGAGTGTTATTTGTAGTGTTTTTTCTCTCAAAAAGTGGCTCAGCAACGACTGATTTTCTAAGATAGCCCTCAGTGTAGCCTTTTGCAACGCCTTCATTGATCGCATCTTCGATATATCCACCCTCTATATGCACGTCCTGACCGATCTCGACAAAGACAACCGTCATGCCTGTATCTTGGCAAATAGGCGCAACGCCCTCTTCTGCTAGCTTGGCATTTTGCAAAATTTTGCCCAAGATATCTTTACCTAGAGATGAGCTCTCAGTGGTTTTTGCTTTTGTAAAAGCAGCCTTTAGATCTGGCGTAACGACGTAACAGGCTTGTTTGCAAAGCTTTGCAACAGTCTCTTTTATATCTTTTACGTTTACCGTTCTCATTTATCCTCCTCGTAAAAAACAATTTTTAATTATATAAATTATATGTAAAATTTAAGATTAAATTATAATATTAAATTTAATCACCAAACCTCGGTGTTTAAATACTCTTAAGCAACTTTGGATAAACTACAACAAACTTAAATTTCAAAGGAAAAGTTATGAATTCGTTAGTCATCGTGATACTTGTTGTTGCAGTCATTTTTGTCTTTTTCATCAGCCTTTACAACTCGCTTGTTGCAAAGCAAAACCAGGTAAAAAGCGTGGAGGCTGGCATCGATGCACAGCTAAAAAGAAGATATGACCTCATACCAAATTTAGTAGCTACTGCAAAAGAGTACATGGTGCATGAAAAAGGTCTACTAGAAAACATCACTGCCCTTAGAGAGAGTGCTAGAAGCGCCTCTACAAATGAGGAGAAATTTGAGCTAAATAACAAAATTTCAGGCTTGCTAAATGGCCTTAGAGTGAGCGTAGAAAACTACCCAGACCTAAAAGCAAATCAAAATTTACTTCACATCCAAAGCACACTAAATGAGATTGAAGAGCAAATTTCAGCTGCCAGACGTGCTTACAACTCAGCCATTGAAATTTACAACAACGCCATACAGATGTTTCCCTCAAACATCGTAGCTTCAATGTTTGGCTTTCACAAAGATGTATTTTTTGATATCCCTGAAAATGAAGCAGTTGCTCCAAACGTCGGTGATCTTTTTAAAAAATAAGGCATAAAAAATGCAAGCAGACGAACTAAAGGGCATCGATCTAAGCGACCTTGACGAGCTTGAAAAAGAGCGCCTTGCCATGGGGAAAAAAGCCTTTAAAATGATCGTTTATGGCTTCCTTGGCGCCATAGTTACAGGTGGCATTTTAGCCTCATTGCACCTTGGAAATTTATTTTTCTTTTTGCTAATAGGAGGAGTTTTTTATCTTGGCAAGACAATAAGTGAGTTAAAAAAAGAGCTTACATTAAATTTTAAAGAAAAAGTAGTTGGCGTAATCGTAAAAAGCTATGGTCTAAATTTCAATGCCTATAGTGGGTTAAAATTGGATGATTTTTTTAAAATTTATGACGTTTATGTAAATAGACACAATGCAGAAGATATGATCTACGGACAGATCGATAACACACAGTTTAAGCTTTGCGATTTTTATGCAGCAGAGGAGACAAGATCCAGCAAAGGAGGCACCTATACGACGGTAAAATTTCAAGGTATTTTGCTAAAGGCTGAGTTTAAAAAAGAGTTAAACGCCACGATCTACGTCTGCGATAAAAAGCGAACATCTGATCTAAGAAGCGAGGGCGAACAAGCGACGATGGATAACCCTAAATTTAATGAGCTTTTTAAGACCTACACGACTGATCAGATCGCTGCAAGATATGCTCTGACGCCAAAGCTGATGGAAAATTTAACCACTCTAAGAACTAAATTTAATGCCCCACTCTCGGCAGCGTTTTTAAAAAATGAAATTTTCATCGCGATCGATCTTAGAAAGGATAGCTTTGAGCCTGATCTTCAAATGCCACTAAATAGCAATGAGAGTGTGCAAAACTACATCTCAAGTATCAGCGACTTTTTGCAGATCATGCGCGATCTGGAGCTAAATAAAAACATCTGGAAGAGCTAAATTTATAAAATGCCAGATAAGACAAAGCTCAAAGAAGGCGACATATTTTACGTCTATAATGACTACTACAAGAGATATTTCTTTGGCAAAATCTTAGTTGATATTAAAAACCGCCTTGTAAAGCGAGCGAATGAGGGTCTTCTTTGGCCGCTTGATTTTTTTAGTGACTGCTACTTGGTTGCTGTTTATAAAGATATAGCAGATACGCCGGTGCTAAAAAGCCGTGAATTTATAATCCCGGGTAGCTTCATCTACAAAAGCAGTTTCAACCGCAAAAATGAAGACGACATAAAGTGGGTCTATTATGATCACGAAGATATCAACTACAAAGAGCTAGAATTTCCAGAGTATCTCATCAGTAGCAATGATAAAATTTGCCTAGAAAGAGGAGAGCTTAGCATACCAACTGGCTTAACTCGCACGCAATATGAGAATGAATTTAACATTACTGGCAGCAAAACTGGTGGCATAAACTACTCAAATGCCCTGCTTTTACAAGGTTTGCCAGCGTATAAAGAGAGGATAGACTATAGCGATCTTCGCCTTTTACCAGAGCTTCGTAAAAAGCTCTATGAGATGATAGGAGAGGATCCAGACATGCCCTACTATGAGCTAGCATTAAAGCACGGCAAAGATCTAGCACGCTTTTATAAATGATAAATTTACACATAAAAATAGATAAGCAAATTTGGCTATAAAAGAGCTATTAAGAGGCGTTTTAAAATTTAACAAAAGAAATTTGGCTCTCTTGTTGCAGCCTAGATGAGCGCGATAGAGAAATTTATGATGAAATTTCGTGACATCGCATCTCCCAGTCAAGGCTAATTAACTTTAGTAAATTTAAATATCACAAACAAGATTACTCGGCTACTTTTGCAAGCAGATAATAAATTTAAAACTAGCAAGCCATTTTTAAAAATTTATAACCAAATTTACGAAAAAAGCGGTGGTTACGTTTTAGAGAGCTATTTAAAAAGGTGGTGTAGCTTTAAAATTTGTGGTTTTGTGAGGTTAAATTCAGTGGCTTAGAGCCTTAAAAAAGCGCAATCTCACTTAAAT
Above is a window of Campylobacter concisus DNA encoding:
- a CDS encoding Ig-like domain-containing protein; amino-acid sequence: MQKALLNGEDLTKIEETAAGGNAAAAGGGDGVSLGAASFDEGGHYSNINENFRSIGDLNSARGAERIGGVSGAADNAGGDAGFVDTTIPTVTLDPINNTSTVVTGKVPNPDPNTTVIVEIPGHTPVTVPVNSDGTFSVPTPNNEPLKPGTEVKVTPKDDAGNGTPVTTPVSDIVPPQVDLTPKADGTVDVVPHDNDATKVEISYTDNGGNTQTITVVKNPSAGWVVDSTPGKTTAPTGAFKLDPHSGKVTISDNATKDNTPVVAKATDGAGNTATGETTAPDKFTIKFNDDADGNGTITRGENYAEDGAKATATISIPNLAKDGSKIHVVGTGINDYYTVHKDASGNVTSVIDTKGNNVFDGDNGIKVSYDYNHYQTVRGNAASITAELEGTTLKATSSVKFENVKMADVEFVELDKNGNVLSDMKTGNIDTTRRYNRATAALDGDINHTTARISLPDNIQDGDVITVKYGFGPSAASLAATGGTDTTAYKYFLVHKAADGSMTVDQITSADDKTPIKAGLTSTNGAGEKFGIDIHDMPTANYDHTHSRGIEVKITGKDDSSVGMNSRYISRESMQAPTVMFVEGNKEFDPAVVGNGGPGSIGMKMEYAGLDGDIHHTTARIKLPSIFSDGDKLTVVITDYNKIYADTGVVKYPDDNPAPTAVKTFVIHKAADGTVTFDEVDASGNVIRAGIPSVNNSALDVSEITLYSRDEAGFVHATRVDATITDHLNLNGNDSASDIANYVFRETVNVKDVAITTVHDDFGSMTGDVSKGGKTDDKTPKLIGKADKFATVEIYDGTHYLGKTTADKEGNWNFTPETPLNDGEHKFTAKATIGGSSKTSGEYAIDIDTHVSIKLESVDLVADSSSLPGAGTMPLPVRNLTGGKMPLSDHNDILNVSGNVTGGAEVLAGKGNDKISIGGYLGGILGNKGTINLGEGDAKLTKTVRISVSSDEHNREFIIKDANDHEIGRAATDANGKFDGKVNLTRTISPNEKISVEISDTVGNTASDSKVASHVVNSNGARYYNNELGIGTDVDTGTIIGGSGNDKVVVGTANHGSRYVTDGSEINLGDGDNYLSVYSNISGSKVQMGSGDDIVKTGFDEANNKFTNGDGYITGKSIVDLGDGNNKLDVGTNIDNSKVTTGSGDDNVEVRGYIWNASGKIAGTNEEYGVYLGDGNNKLKVGTNIDNSKVTTGSGDDVIEAGGYVINSKINLGDGNDTITVGWIKGNNNDINGGAGYDKLAITNPGTSINLDSIANQAHNFEELNISNKSQNTTLSVKLSDVISLTDGDNTLKITADTGDKVEFKDTGWQKGASTDGYTAYTNGTSGTTVAVEIKDEVTQPM
- a CDS encoding RidA family protein; the encoded protein is MKKQISTKNAPQAIGPYSQAISANGFLFISGQLGVTPAGEFAGSSVEAQAEQSLTNLQNILAEAGLSFDNVVKTTIFLADMADFAKVNVTYAKFFKEPYPARSTVAVKTLPKDALVEIEVIAAQ
- a CDS encoding L-cystine-binding protein TcyA, which codes for MKTFYNDQAKPLLKFFTKTKSELVNLKLKQILNEGFISKPQGIFLKAAIRKRQKFEQNKTQNEWSINEIVVFESEYESCEEYFSDVGFFVVKLADKFRTSGISEEIVLAVSFQALQFITPGSEEFKFIYEDYDESTNSAHIKIYAKRENDEILLYKDRIGGYKTEALIVYEVASSSQDT
- a CDS encoding Fe-S-containing hydro-lyase; translated protein: MSEVKRITAPFDKEVVKSLKAGDNVLISGTIIAARDAAHKALTEALARGEKLPVELKGETIYYVGPTPAKPNQAIGAAGPTTSGRMDKYTPTMINEVGINGMIGKGYRNDAVVDAMKKSCCVYMVAIGGIGAVISQSIKKYEVLAYPELGPEAVARLTVEDFPAIVAIDCEGNNFYEVGQAPYKKI
- a CDS encoding fumarate hydratase yields the protein MRTVNVKDIKETVAKLCKQACYVVTPDLKAAFTKAKTTESSSLGKDILGKILQNAKLAEEGVAPICQDTGMTVVFVEIGQDVHIEGGYIEDAINEGVAKGYTEGYLRKSVVAEPLFERKNTTNNTPAVIHTRIVPGDKLKIKVAPKGFGSENKSILKMLVPADGIEGVKKVFLEAVKYAGPNACPPMTIGVGIGGTMDKAALLAKQAAVRPVDSKNADARYAKLEDELLELASKTGVGPQGLGGDTTAIKVNVEWYPTHIAGLPVAININCHAARHADAEL
- a CDS encoding LemA family protein, coding for MNSLVIVILVVAVIFVFFISLYNSLVAKQNQVKSVEAGIDAQLKRRYDLIPNLVATAKEYMVHEKGLLENITALRESARSASTNEEKFELNNKISGLLNGLRVSVENYPDLKANQNLLHIQSTLNEIEEQISAARRAYNSAIEIYNNAIQMFPSNIVASMFGFHKDVFFDIPENEAVAPNVGDLFKK
- a CDS encoding DUF3137 domain-containing protein, which gives rise to MQADELKGIDLSDLDELEKERLAMGKKAFKMIVYGFLGAIVTGGILASLHLGNLFFFLLIGGVFYLGKTISELKKELTLNFKEKVVGVIVKSYGLNFNAYSGLKLDDFFKIYDVYVNRHNAEDMIYGQIDNTQFKLCDFYAAEETRSSKGGTYTTVKFQGILLKAEFKKELNATIYVCDKKRTSDLRSEGEQATMDNPKFNELFKTYTTDQIAARYALTPKLMENLTTLRTKFNAPLSAAFLKNEIFIAIDLRKDSFEPDLQMPLNSNESVQNYISSISDFLQIMRDLELNKNIWKS
- a CDS encoding sugar transporter yields the protein MPDKTKLKEGDIFYVYNDYYKRYFFGKILVDIKNRLVKRANEGLLWPLDFFSDCYLVAVYKDIADTPVLKSREFIIPGSFIYKSSFNRKNEDDIKWVYYDHEDINYKELEFPEYLISSNDKICLERGELSIPTGLTRTQYENEFNITGSKTGGINYSNALLLQGLPAYKERIDYSDLRLLPELRKKLYEMIGEDPDMPYYELALKHGKDLARFYK